One window of the Benincasa hispida cultivar B227 chromosome 3, ASM972705v1, whole genome shotgun sequence genome contains the following:
- the LOC120073082 gene encoding uncharacterized protein LOC120073082 produces the protein MATVTLSLLAANKMNGVGETIATLNAQIQRTITKRKKLRGRKRDLKAFDLSALSESLPGLEASEQKSSAAKLLKVDCKSRLKFILQESKQIVRVLSHPKFLADPLGSIQPHLETIQPIEELKKKRNINGSKKRKEEKSKASARPSTMEM, from the exons ATGGCAACTGTTACTTTATCGCTTTTAGCTGCCAATAAAATGAATG GAGTTGGAGAAACTATTGCTACCTTGAATGCTCAAATTCAAAGGACTATTACTAAG AGGAAAAAACTTCGTGGACGTAAGAGGGACTTGAAGGCTTTCGATCTCTCTGCTCTATCAGAGTCTCTTCCTGGATTGGAGGCTTCTGAACAAAAATCTTCTGCAGCCAAGTTGTTGAAAGTAGATTGCAAGTCTAGGCTGAAGTTTAT ATTGCAGGAATCAAAGCAAATAGTTAGAGTTCTTAGTCATCCGAAATTCCTGGCAGACCCCTTGGGATCTATTCAACCACATTTAGAGACCATACAACCAATTGAGGAACTGAAGAAAAAGAGGAATATAAATGGTAGCAAGAAAAGGAAAGAGGAGAAGTCGAAAGCCTCTGCAAGACCTTCGACTATGGAGATGTGA
- the LOC120074674 gene encoding GTP-binding protein ERG: MKALRALRIVTTIPPRSHQTFLLNPIFSPRCYSAQPEQDDSNDNPTLSDPENAPDSVFDSSQFAIPNMDSSTKTEAHSGWDKKYRAKADQLISGTDSEGIKYKIMEEEDERRRRVLAKALLEAALEIADDDEEDDERTVKEEDQKSLAVGIIGAPNAGKSALTNYMVGTKVAAVSRKTNTTTDEVLGIMTKGDTQICFFDTPGLMLKSKGLPYKDMKARVQSAWSSVELYDVLIVIFDVHRHLTRPDSRVVGLIKRMGASPHPKQKRVLCMNKVDLVENKKDLLTVAEQFKDLPGYERYFMISGLKGAGVKDLSKYLTEQAVKRPWDEDPCTMNEEMMKNISLEVVRERLLDHVHQEIPYGIEHRLVGWKELRDGSLRIEQHLITNKPSQRKILVGKNGSKIGRIGIEANEELRSIFKKQVHLILQVRLK; this comes from the exons ATGAAGGCTTTAAGGGCTCTGAGAATAGTCACCACGATTCCTCCTCGATCCCACCAGACTTTCCTCCTGAATCCAATATTTTCCCCTCGATGTTACTCTGCCCAGCCTGAGCAAGACGATTCCAATGACAACCCTACTCTCTCCGACCCTGAAAATGCCCCCGATTCTGTCTTTGATAGTTCGCAGTTCGCCATTCCGAACATGGATTCAAGTACTAAAACCGAGGCTCACTCCGGTTGGGATAAGAAATATAGGGCAAAAGCCGACCAACTGATATCTGGGACAGATTCCGAGGGAATCAAATACAAGATAATGGAGGAGGAGGACGAAAGGCGACGAAGAGTGCTTGCCAAGGCTCTGCTTGAGGCGGCGTTGGAAATTGCTGACGATGACGAAGAGGATGACGAGAGAACCGTGAAAGAGGAAGACCAGAAGTCTCTGGCAGTCGGGATAATTGGCGCACCAAACGCTGGCAAGTCCGCATTGACCAATTATATG gTGGGAACTAAAGTCGCTGCGGTTTCACGGAAGACAAATACCACTACTGACGAAGTCCTAGGAATAATGACTAAAGGAGATACCCAAATT TGTTTCTTCGACACGCCAGGGCTAATGTTAAAGAGCAAGGGACTTCCTTATAAAGATATGAAAGCTCGTGTGCAAAGTGCTTGGAGTTCAGTTGAACTTTATGATGTGTTGATAGTTATTTTTGACGTCCATAGACATCTTACAAG GCCTGATTCGAGGGTGGTAGGATTGATCAAACGAATGGGAGCATCACCACACCCAAAACAGAAGCGTGTATTATGTATGAACAAAGTTGATTTAGTTGAAAACAAGAAAGACTTGTTAACAGTTGCAGAACAATTTAAAGATCTTCCCGGATATGAAAG GTACTTCATGATCTCGGGTCTAAAGGGAGCTGGAGTAAAAGATCTTTCAAAATATTTGACGGAACAG GCTGTCAAAAGACCTTGGGATGAAGATCCATGCACTATGAATGAAGAAATGATGAAGAACATATCACTTGAAGTTGTCCGGGAGCGGTTGTTAGACCACGTGCATCAG GAAATTCCTTATGGAATCGAACATCGCCTGGTTGGTTGGAAAGAACTTCGAGATGGTTCTCTTAGGATTGAGCAACACTTGATCACTAACAAACCAAGTCAGCGCAAAATTCTTGTGGGGAAAAACGGCTCTAAAATTGG GAGAATAGGTATTGAAGCAAATGAAGAACTAAGGTCTATCTTCAAGAAACAAGTGCATCTCATCCTCCAAGTTAGACTTAAATGA